Proteins encoded together in one Plectropomus leopardus isolate mb chromosome 19, YSFRI_Pleo_2.0, whole genome shotgun sequence window:
- the ndufa4b gene encoding cytochrome c oxidase subunit NDUFA4, with the protein MLGFVAKQLKSHPALIPLFIFIGGGATMSMMYLGRLALKNPDVSWDRKNNPEPWNKMEPNQQYKLFTVNMDYSKLKKDRPDF; encoded by the exons ATGTTGGGGTTCGTCGCCAAACAGCTCAAGAGCCACCCAGCT CTCATCCCTCTCTTCATCTTCATCGGTGGCGGGGCAACCATGAGCATGATGTATTTGGGTCGGCTGGCTCTGAAAAACCCTGATGTCTC aTGGGATCGCAAAAACAACCCCGAGCCCTGGAACAAAATGGAGCCCAATCAACAGTACAAA CTCTTCACAGTTAACATGGACTACTCCAAGCTGAAGAAGGACAGGCCTGATTTCTAA